One Vulpes vulpes isolate BD-2025 unplaced genomic scaffold, VulVul3 u000000689, whole genome shotgun sequence DNA window includes the following coding sequences:
- the LOC140593717 gene encoding leucine-rich repeat-containing protein 37A3-like → MLVPPRLFGVKFKCQIFPKKLETAQGQEKSLPKAKNVRKRRFRKNRVLKGPKDLQKRHYKEVNVQSTRGKQSAQSFVKNMVKERRLSRPSPRELEQLRMAQRPRKLVGNSVHTEPSFIKEHKAAASSFLKQYIMGSPSASTAPKSLPKVRNKSKGLTYPIVVLEYANARVREMEASRPVSHSGKKYIFHKIRSRIVRRTPKTKQSQKFSKKNSLSNILMPAQRPPLPAVRSLIDSPSWEAISSSEEWTQENPFPELFTLSEPSQENTTVVNTTTAQNVSEEIISPGSTTVSEQTVPEFTNRRNLLTKYSTTARDNFVLTVKQTNETQWEYHNLFTDLPPKPTGFSVAKLSSADCSETNVQLACAKLISRTGLVMKLLSEQQEAKVSKAEWDTDQWKTENYINESTEAQSEQKGQESRELTKEVPGYGYNSKLILAISVTVVVRILIMVFCLIETDMYFVLILQNIFWGFLKELSIAKRFMDCKQGNKPLDCFGRLGLRRPS, encoded by the exons ATGCTTGTACCTCCCAGGCTTTTCGGTGTCAAATTTAAATGCCAAATCTTTCCAAAGAAATTGGAAACTGCCCAAGGACAGGAAAAGAGCCTTCCCAAGGCTAAGAATGTACGGAAGAGGCGGTTTAGAAAAAACAGGGTCCTCAAGGGCCCCAAGGACCTACAGAAAAGGCACTACAAGGAAGTGAACGTTCAGAGCACCCGAGGGAAACAGAGTGCCCAGTCATTTGTGAAGAACATGGTCAAAGAAAGAAGGCTCAGTAGACCATCCCCAAGGGAGCTGGAGCAGCTACGCATGGCCCAGAGGCCCAGGAAATTAGTGGGAAACTCCGTCCACACAGAGCCTTCATTCATAAAGGAGCACAAGGCAGCAGCCTCTTCTTTCCTGAAGCAATACATAATGGGCAGCCCTTCTGCCTCCACTGCTCCAAAATCCCTACCTAAGGTGAGAAACAAATCAAAAGGCTTAACCTACCCCATTGTTGTTTTAGAATATGCGAATGCTAGAGTTAGGGAAATGGAGGCTTCCAGACCAGTCTCACATTCTGGGAAAAagtatattttccataaaattcgCTCACGTATAGTCCGAAGAACACCCAAGACCAAACAAAGTCAAAAGTTCAGCAAGAAAAACTCACTCTCGAATATATTGATGCCTGCACAGAGGCCTCCATTGCCTGCAGTCAGGAGCCTCATAGATTCCCCTTCATGGGAGGCTATTTCATCTTCAGAAGAATGGACTCAGGAAAATCCTTTTCCAGAATTATTTACTCTTTCAGAACCTTCTCAAGAAAACACTACTGTAGTAAACACTACGACTGCACAGAATGTTTCTGAAGAAATTATTTCTCCAGGAAGCACTACTGTATCAGAACAAACTGTCCCTGAATTCACAAACCGTAGGAATCTTCTCACTAAATATTCTACTACCGCCAGAGACAACTTTGTGCTGACTGTTAAACAAACCAATGAAACACAATGGGAATACCACAACTTGTTCACTGACTTGCCCCCAAAGCCCACAGGCTTCAGTGTTGCAAAGCTCTCATCCGCAG ACTGCTCTGAGACCAATGTGCAACTGGCCTGTGCCAAGCTTATCTCCAGAACAGGCCTCGTGATGAAGCTTCTCAGTGAGCAGCAGGAAGCAAAGGTGTCCAAGGCAGAGTGGGATACAGACCAATGGAAGACTGAGAACTATATCAATGAAAGCACAGAAGCCCAGAGTGAACAGAAAGGGCAGGAGTCAAGGGAG ctcacaaAAGAAGTTCCAGGTTATGGCTATAACAGCAAACTCATCTTGGCAATATCTGTGACTGTAGTAGTAAGGATTTTGATTATGGTTTTCTGTCTCATTGAG ACTGACATGTACTTCGTTCTTATATTGCAAAATATATTCTGGggttttttaaaggaactttccATTGCCAAGAGATTTATGGATTGTAAACAAGGCAACAAGCCATTAGACTGTTTTGGGAGATTAGGTTTAAGAAGGCCAAGTTAA